Proteins from a genomic interval of Diaphorobacter sp. HDW4A:
- a CDS encoding type II toxin-antitoxin system RatA family toxin translates to MKTVSKSVLIWYSPEEMFNLVTDVAKYPEFLPWCDSAKVLEVDDQGMTAEVGMSLGGFHKSFITRNTHELNRRVGMRLVKGPFSKLEGDWVFHSVGDGSQRACKVELKLTYGFDSMALAAIVGPVFDKIAGSMVDAFIARAEKVYG, encoded by the coding sequence ATGAAAACAGTCAGCAAATCCGTTCTGATCTGGTACAGCCCAGAGGAAATGTTCAATCTGGTCACCGATGTGGCCAAGTACCCGGAGTTCCTGCCGTGGTGCGACTCCGCCAAGGTGCTGGAGGTCGATGATCAGGGCATGACCGCCGAGGTCGGCATGTCGCTGGGCGGATTCCACAAGTCCTTCATCACCCGCAATACGCATGAGCTCAACCGCCGCGTCGGCATGCGCCTTGTGAAGGGCCCGTTCTCCAAGCTCGAGGGAGACTGGGTTTTCCATTCCGTGGGTGACGGCTCGCAGCGTGCCTGCAAGGTGGAGCTGAAGTTGACTTACGGCTTCGACAGCATGGCGCTGGCCGCCATCGTCGGCCCGGTGTTTGACAAGATTGCGGGCTCCATGGTGGACGCCTTCATCGCGCGCGCCGAGAAGGTCTATGGCTGA
- the smpB gene encoding SsrA-binding protein SmpB has protein sequence MATKKPETSSRIADNKKASFNYFFEERYEAGMVLHGWEVKALREGKAQLTDGYVVIKEGELYLIGCQINPLRTASTHVSPDAARIKKLLLHKEEIKRLIGKVEQKGYTLVPINLHWKNGIAKCDIALAKGKAEHDKRDVIKDREGKREVERAMKGRHR, from the coding sequence ATGGCAACCAAAAAACCAGAAACATCGTCACGCATTGCCGACAACAAGAAGGCGAGCTTCAATTATTTCTTCGAGGAACGCTACGAGGCGGGCATGGTCCTGCACGGCTGGGAGGTGAAAGCGCTGCGCGAAGGCAAGGCCCAACTGACCGACGGCTACGTAGTCATCAAGGAAGGCGAGCTCTACCTGATCGGCTGTCAGATCAACCCGCTTCGCACCGCATCCACCCACGTGAGCCCCGATGCGGCGCGCATCAAGAAGTTGCTTCTGCACAAGGAAGAGATCAAACGCCTGATCGGCAAGGTCGAGCAAAAAGGCTACACGCTCGTACCCATTAACCTGCACTGGAAGAATGGCATCGCCAAGTGCGACATCGCGCTCGCCAAGGGCAAGGCCGAACATGACAAGCGCGACGTGATCAAGGACCGCGAAGGCAAGCGCGAAGTCGAGCGCGCAATGAAAGGCCGCCATCGCTAG
- a CDS encoding RnfH family protein encodes MAELQITVVTSAKAGQTQEWALQLAPGATVQDALKACGLNAADAVYAASIWGKSAAVQRRLHDQDRVEWCRALKVDPKVARRERFASQGSRGAGLFSKRRDGAKSGY; translated from the coding sequence ATGGCTGAGCTGCAGATCACCGTCGTCACTTCGGCCAAGGCTGGGCAGACGCAGGAATGGGCGCTGCAGTTGGCACCGGGCGCGACCGTGCAAGACGCACTCAAGGCCTGCGGTCTGAACGCTGCCGATGCTGTTTACGCGGCCAGCATCTGGGGCAAATCGGCAGCGGTGCAACGCCGCCTGCACGATCAGGATCGCGTGGAGTGGTGCCGCGCGCTCAAGGTGGATCCCAAGGTGGCTCGACGGGAGCGATTTGCCAGTCAGGGCAGTCGTGGAGCGGGACTATTTTCCAAGCGCAGGGATGGCGCGAAATCGGGCTATTGA